One Gemmatimonadota bacterium genomic region harbors:
- the thiC gene encoding phosphomethylpyrimidine synthase ThiC, which produces MSESKLELPTLGTESPATTRPPTESWTGDYGEAFPNSMKVYAQGSRGVRVPFREIELSGGEPPLRVYDSSGPREVDVRKGLPALREAWIRAHRGIEATGRTQAMSGGASVEMPTSLLRDPLRATGAPATQMHYARRGEITPEMEFVALRENMPPDFVRDEVARGRAIIPANINHPEIEPMIIGRGFRVKINANIGNSAVSSSIEEEVEKLRWATLWGADTVMDLSTGKHIHETRQWILRNSPVPIGTVPIYQALEKVGGVPEELTWEVYRDTLIEQAEQGVDYFTVHAGVLLRYVPLTAERVTGIVSRGGSIIAKWCLAHHRESFLYTRFREICEIMAAYDVSFSLGDGLRPGSIADANDEAQFAELRTQGELTRVAWEHDVQVMNEGPGHVPMHLIQENMDKQFEWCDEAPFYTLGPLTTDIAPGYDHITSAIGAAQIGWYGTAMLCYVTPKEHLGLPARDDVKAGVITYKIAAHAADLAKGHPHARAWDDAISKARFEFRWEDQFNLALDPVTARAYHDQTLPAPGAKVAHFCSMCGPKFCSMKITQDIRDFAAEQGLGAGDAVAAGLEKKAEEFREGGSEIYVEEAATP; this is translated from the coding sequence ATGAGCGAATCGAAGCTGGAGCTACCGACCCTGGGGACCGAGAGCCCCGCCACCACGCGCCCGCCGACCGAGTCCTGGACCGGCGACTACGGCGAGGCGTTCCCCAACTCCATGAAGGTCTACGCGCAAGGCAGCCGCGGCGTGCGCGTCCCCTTTCGCGAGATCGAGCTGTCCGGCGGCGAGCCGCCGCTGCGTGTCTACGACTCGAGCGGGCCGCGAGAAGTAGACGTCCGGAAGGGACTGCCCGCGCTGCGCGAAGCCTGGATCCGCGCGCACCGTGGGATCGAGGCCACCGGCCGGACGCAGGCGATGTCCGGAGGCGCGAGCGTCGAGATGCCGACATCGCTGCTGCGCGACCCGCTGCGCGCTACCGGCGCGCCGGCCACGCAGATGCACTACGCGCGGCGCGGCGAAATCACCCCCGAGATGGAGTTCGTGGCACTGCGGGAGAACATGCCTCCAGATTTCGTTCGCGACGAGGTCGCCCGCGGACGCGCGATCATCCCGGCGAACATCAACCATCCGGAGATCGAGCCGATGATCATCGGCCGCGGGTTCCGCGTGAAGATCAACGCCAACATCGGCAACTCCGCGGTCAGCTCCTCCATCGAGGAGGAGGTGGAGAAGCTGCGCTGGGCCACGCTGTGGGGCGCGGACACCGTCATGGACCTGTCCACGGGGAAGCACATCCATGAGACGCGCCAGTGGATCCTGCGCAATTCGCCGGTGCCCATCGGCACAGTGCCGATCTACCAGGCCCTGGAGAAGGTCGGCGGCGTGCCCGAGGAGCTGACCTGGGAGGTCTACCGGGACACCCTGATCGAGCAGGCCGAGCAGGGCGTCGACTATTTCACCGTGCACGCCGGCGTGCTGCTCCGGTACGTGCCCCTCACCGCCGAGCGCGTCACCGGCATCGTCAGCCGCGGCGGCTCGATCATCGCCAAGTGGTGCCTGGCGCACCACCGCGAAAGCTTCCTGTACACGCGCTTCCGCGAGATCTGCGAGATCATGGCGGCCTACGACGTGTCCTTCTCCCTGGGCGATGGGCTACGCCCCGGCTCCATCGCGGACGCCAACGACGAGGCGCAGTTCGCGGAGTTGCGGACGCAGGGCGAGCTCACCCGCGTCGCCTGGGAGCACGACGTCCAGGTCATGAACGAGGGGCCGGGTCACGTCCCTATGCACCTCATCCAGGAAAACATGGACAAGCAGTTCGAGTGGTGCGACGAGGCGCCGTTCTACACGCTCGGGCCGCTCACCACGGACATCGCGCCCGGCTACGACCACATCACGAGCGCGATCGGCGCGGCGCAGATCGGCTGGTACGGCACCGCCATGTTGTGCTACGTGACCCCCAAGGAGCACCTGGGCCTGCCCGCTCGCGACGACGTGAAGGCCGGCGTGATCACCTACAAGATCGCCGCGCACGCGGCGGACCTGGCCAAGGGTCACCCGCACGCTCGAGCGTGGGACGACGCCATCAGCAAGGCTCGCTTCGAGTTCCGCTGGGAGGATCAGTTCAATCTGGCGCTGGATCCCGTCACCGCGCGCGCCTACCACGACCAGACGCTGCCCGCGCCGGGCGCCAAGGTGGCGCACTTCTGCTCCATGTGCGGCCCCAAGTTCTGCAGCATGAAGATCACGCAGGACATTCGTGATTTCGCGGCCGAGCAGGGGTTGGGCGCCGGCGACGCCGTCGCGGCCGGGCTGGAGAAGAAGGCGGAAGAATTCCGCGAGGGCGGGAGCGAGATCTACGTGGAGGAGGCCGCGACGCCGTAA
- a CDS encoding MATE family efflux transporter yields MSDIGGSRSVKGARGWARLVWEAASGRTADATKGPLGEAIVLLAVPMVLEMVMESVFAVVDIFFVSRRGADAMTAVGLTESMMTLIYTVAIGLSIGVTAVVARRTGEGDTEGAARAAGQAILLGVAMSALIAVFAAPNAHRLLRLMGASESVVATGGTYTGIMFGGNAVILLLFLMNAAFRGAGDAAVAMRVLWLANAINIVLDPLLIFGIGPFPELGVTGAAVATNIGRGTAVLVQLWLLLKGIGKIHVYRRHLRVVPDVMGRVLKLSATGTLQTFIGTASYVGLVRIVAEFGSEAVAGYTIAIRIVLFALLPAWGLANAAATMVGQSLGAQDPDRAERSVWIAGRMNLAFLGTVGVIFVIAAPLIVGWFGGEGDTSAHAVTALRIISLGFVFYSYGMVLTNSFNGAGDTWTPTVINLVCFWLWEIPLAWFLAFHTDLGPTGAFVAITVAFSTLAVVSAVVFRRGRWKAVVV; encoded by the coding sequence ATGTCGGATATAGGCGGTTCGCGGTCGGTAAAAGGGGCGCGTGGCTGGGCGCGGCTCGTGTGGGAGGCAGCCAGCGGCCGCACGGCGGACGCGACCAAGGGCCCTTTGGGAGAGGCCATCGTCCTGCTGGCCGTGCCCATGGTACTCGAGATGGTCATGGAGTCCGTGTTCGCGGTCGTGGACATCTTCTTCGTTTCGCGGCGGGGGGCGGACGCCATGACCGCGGTTGGCCTGACCGAGTCCATGATGACCCTCATCTACACCGTCGCGATCGGGCTGAGCATCGGCGTCACGGCGGTCGTAGCTCGCAGGACGGGCGAGGGCGACACGGAGGGGGCCGCTCGCGCGGCGGGTCAGGCCATCCTGCTGGGCGTGGCGATGTCCGCGCTGATCGCGGTCTTCGCCGCGCCGAACGCGCATCGGCTGCTGCGCTTGATGGGCGCCAGCGAGTCCGTGGTGGCCACGGGCGGTACGTACACCGGCATCATGTTCGGCGGCAACGCGGTAATCCTGCTGCTGTTCCTGATGAACGCGGCGTTCCGGGGCGCGGGTGACGCGGCCGTGGCGATGCGCGTGCTGTGGCTCGCCAACGCCATCAACATCGTGCTGGACCCGCTGCTGATATTCGGGATCGGTCCGTTCCCGGAGCTCGGCGTCACCGGCGCGGCGGTGGCGACCAACATCGGCCGTGGCACGGCGGTGCTGGTGCAGCTCTGGCTGCTCCTGAAGGGGATCGGCAAGATCCACGTGTACCGTCGGCACCTGCGCGTCGTGCCGGACGTAATGGGCCGCGTGCTCAAGCTGTCCGCGACCGGAACGCTGCAGACCTTCATCGGGACGGCGAGCTACGTGGGACTCGTGCGCATAGTCGCCGAGTTCGGCAGCGAAGCGGTCGCCGGCTACACGATCGCGATCCGGATCGTGCTATTCGCGCTGCTGCCGGCGTGGGGGTTGGCCAACGCCGCGGCCACGATGGTCGGCCAGTCGCTCGGCGCCCAGGACCCAGACCGCGCGGAACGGTCCGTGTGGATCGCCGGCCGCATGAACCTGGCGTTCCTGGGCACCGTGGGCGTGATCTTCGTGATCGCGGCTCCGCTGATCGTGGGGTGGTTCGGCGGCGAGGGTGACACCAGCGCGCACGCCGTCACGGCGCTGCGCATCATCAGCCTGGGCTTCGTGTTCTACTCCTACGGGATGGTGTTGACGAACTCGTTCAACGGCGCGGGCGATACGTGGACGCCGACGGTGATCAACCTGGTCTGCTTCTGGCTGTGGGAGATTCCGCTGGCGTGGTTCCTCGCCTTCCACACCGACCTCGGTCCGACCGGTGCGTTCGTGGCGATCACGGTGGCCTTCTCCACGCTGGCGGTGGTGAGCGCGGTGGTGTTCCGGCGCGGCCGCTGGAAGGCCGTGGTGGTGTGA
- a CDS encoding glycosyltransferase, with product MKAPRVSVLLPVHDGERTLPRAIASLQRQSCTDFEVVAVDDGSTDSTADILRTWARGDPRVRIQSQPHDGLVAALERGRALARGSWLARMDADDEAHPDRLAAQQELSRRRPELALIGCHVVYASHGRVTDGARRYQRWLNGLRGGADIQRDLWVECPIAHPTFFLRADAAAEVGGYRDRGWPEDYDLLLRIWRSGGAIDVVPRVLLRWWDSPQRLSRTSSSYAPEAFRRCKIHHLRKSLLRDRPNVVVWGAGPTGKAFARSLAAAELRVLAFVEVDPRKVGQTIHGASVVAPPEAGRFAGALHLGAVAQPGGRERVRLAARACGLSEGRDFIAVA from the coding sequence CTGAAAGCACCGCGCGTATCGGTCCTGCTCCCCGTCCATGACGGCGAGCGCACGTTGCCGCGCGCCATCGCCTCACTCCAGCGCCAGAGCTGCACCGACTTCGAGGTCGTAGCGGTCGACGACGGCTCCACGGACTCCACCGCCGACATCCTGCGCACCTGGGCCCGCGGGGACCCGCGGGTGCGAATCCAGTCGCAACCGCATGACGGCCTCGTCGCCGCGCTCGAACGGGGACGAGCGCTCGCTCGCGGGAGCTGGCTGGCGCGTATGGACGCAGACGACGAGGCGCATCCGGACCGACTGGCCGCGCAGCAGGAACTATCCAGGAGGCGGCCCGAACTGGCGCTGATCGGGTGCCACGTCGTGTACGCCTCGCACGGGCGCGTCACCGACGGCGCGCGCCGCTATCAGCGCTGGCTGAACGGCCTTCGCGGCGGCGCCGACATCCAACGCGATCTGTGGGTGGAATGCCCCATCGCCCACCCGACCTTCTTTCTGCGCGCGGACGCCGCGGCGGAGGTGGGCGGCTACCGGGATCGCGGCTGGCCCGAAGACTACGACTTGTTGCTGCGCATCTGGCGCAGCGGCGGCGCCATCGATGTCGTGCCGCGGGTGCTGCTGCGTTGGTGGGACAGCCCCCAACGGCTGTCTCGCACGTCTTCCTCGTATGCCCCCGAGGCCTTTCGACGCTGCAAGATCCACCACCTCCGGAAGAGCCTGCTGCGAGACCGGCCCAACGTGGTCGTGTGGGGTGCCGGCCCGACGGGAAAGGCGTTCGCTCGATCGCTAGCCGCGGCCGAGCTGCGCGTGCTGGCGTTCGTCGAGGTCGACCCTCGGAAGGTGGGCCAGACGATCCACGGGGCCTCCGTGGTGGCGCCGCCGGAGGCCGGCCGTTTCGCCGGGGCGCTGCACCTGGGAGCGGTGGCGCAGCCGGGCGGGCGCGAGCGGGTCCGCCTCGCCGCCCGCGCATGCGGCCTGAGCGAGGGCCGGGACTTCATCGCCGTCGCTTGA
- the pabB gene encoding aminodeoxychorismate synthase component I: MSDPSAIIDFRSADEPGRLIFGEPRELFVAETPEDVTSALSAAENAALRGRWVVGFVAYEAAPAFDARFRVRTGCEVPLAWFAAYDQPERAAPLGRTPAFPPSGPAEIPAGWVTSEDRATHRVAVETIRELIAAGDVYQVNHTLRLRRAFAEDPLAFYETLASVAAAPCSAYVRLPAHHVLSVSPELFFRRTGDRITTRPMKGTAPRGRWTDEDDALGAALGASEKDRAENLMIVDLLRNDLGRVAEFGSVEVSDLFRVEAFPTVHQMTSTVSARCRPRTSLADVFAALFPCGSVTGAPKIAATEVIARLEDSPRQAYCGAIGLLRPGGDCAFSVAIRTALVDQRRGEISYGVGGGVTWASTARGEWQEALGKAAILGELAAADDLIETLRLEDGRPLRWARHKARMIRSAGVLGHAANPEALDAAVREACQATGAGSALIRVRMAHDGRASAAVRAFDPKVPLTAGLAADPICSTDPRLFHKTSDRTLYERARERLPDRGEVLLWNERGEITEFTRGNVVVELGGTLFTPPINAGLLPGVYRDELVRSGRVEERPVRVEDVAAASAIWFVNSAREWVPVGWNPRGAGGVAKTGGPAPGE; the protein is encoded by the coding sequence TTGAGCGACCCCAGCGCCATCATCGACTTCCGATCCGCCGACGAGCCCGGTCGGCTGATTTTCGGTGAGCCGCGTGAGCTGTTCGTCGCGGAGACCCCGGAGGACGTCACGAGCGCGCTGTCGGCGGCGGAGAACGCGGCCCTGCGGGGGCGCTGGGTCGTGGGGTTCGTGGCATACGAAGCGGCGCCCGCGTTCGACGCGCGGTTCAGGGTCCGAACGGGTTGTGAGGTTCCGCTCGCCTGGTTCGCGGCGTACGACCAACCGGAGCGCGCGGCGCCCCTCGGGCGCACGCCCGCATTCCCGCCGAGCGGTCCGGCCGAGATCCCCGCAGGCTGGGTCACGAGCGAGGACCGCGCGACGCACCGAGTGGCGGTGGAGACGATCCGCGAATTGATCGCGGCCGGAGATGTGTACCAGGTCAACCACACGCTCCGGCTGCGGCGGGCGTTCGCGGAGGATCCGCTCGCCTTCTACGAGACCCTGGCCTCGGTCGCCGCGGCGCCCTGCTCCGCCTACGTACGTCTTCCCGCCCACCACGTGCTGTCGGTCTCGCCCGAGCTCTTCTTTCGGCGGACCGGGGATCGCATCACGACCAGGCCCATGAAGGGCACGGCTCCGCGGGGTCGGTGGACGGACGAAGACGACGCGCTCGGGGCGGCGCTCGGCGCCTCGGAGAAGGACCGCGCCGAGAACCTCATGATCGTCGACTTGCTGCGCAACGATCTGGGGCGTGTCGCGGAATTCGGCAGCGTCGAGGTGAGCGACCTGTTTCGCGTGGAGGCGTTCCCCACGGTGCACCAGATGACCTCCACCGTGAGCGCCCGGTGCCGCCCGCGCACGTCGCTGGCGGACGTCTTCGCCGCGCTGTTCCCGTGCGGGTCCGTGACCGGCGCTCCCAAGATCGCCGCCACGGAGGTGATCGCCCGGCTGGAAGACTCACCCAGGCAGGCGTACTGCGGAGCGATCGGCCTGCTTCGCCCGGGCGGTGACTGTGCGTTCAGCGTGGCTATACGCACCGCGCTCGTGGACCAGCGCCGGGGCGAAATCAGCTACGGTGTAGGCGGCGGGGTTACCTGGGCTTCGACCGCTCGCGGAGAGTGGCAAGAGGCGCTGGGCAAGGCGGCGATACTCGGCGAGCTGGCCGCCGCGGATGACCTCATCGAAACGCTGAGGTTGGAGGACGGCCGGCCGCTCAGGTGGGCTCGACACAAAGCGCGGATGATTCGCTCCGCCGGCGTCCTGGGGCACGCCGCCAACCCGGAGGCTCTGGACGCGGCCGTGCGGGAGGCTTGCCAGGCTACCGGTGCGGGCAGCGCGCTGATCCGCGTACGGATGGCGCACGATGGGCGGGCGAGCGCGGCCGTCAGGGCCTTCGATCCCAAGGTCCCCCTGACCGCGGGGCTCGCGGCGGATCCCATCTGCTCGACGGACCCACGCCTGTTTCACAAGACCTCGGACCGGACGCTGTATGAGAGGGCGCGCGAGCGCCTCCCAGACCGCGGTGAAGTGCTGCTCTGGAACGAGCGTGGAGAGATCACGGAGTTCACCCGTGGCAACGTGGTCGTAGAGCTCGGAGGGACGCTGTTCACGCCGCCGATTAACGCTGGACTTCTCCCGGGGGTCTATCGAGACGAACTGGTGCGCTCCGGTCGGGTGGAGGAACGCCCGGTTCGCGTGGAGGATGTAGCGGCGGCGTCGGCGATCTGGTTCGTCAACAGCGCGCGCGAATGGGTGCCGGTAGGCTGGAACCCACGCGGCGCGGGCGGTGTTGCAAAAACCGGAGGCCCCGCCCCGGGAGAATGA
- a CDS encoding trypsin-like peptidase domain-containing protein — MRAYWSGLRAQMARATLLSFAIIATAVGGAAAQARDGGIPLTPPEPPREPIGTELPPAVVDTVTPARLSAAFRAAAGHALPAVVYIETERRPTSRDIAREQFGDRQLPSNPFFDSPEFRRFFGIPEEESEDGSEEEQAPEEKGAPEGSGPESWKRPERPSVSTGTGFVIEESGLILTNNHVVRGAHSVEVRLQDGRRFGAEVVGVDASTDVALLRLIETAGATFSVADLGESEDLQVGEWVIALGNPLGLDFTVTAGIVSALGRSLGGGQSAVQSFIQTDAAINPGNSGGPLVDLRGRVIGINTAIQTDGSAPRWLGYGMAIPIDLALRVTDDLLEYGHVRRPQLGVTITAVTAIDAEAYGLGSVAGAAVTMVLDGSPASRAGLAARDVILEVDGQPVGNNTELIIALLERHPGEAVSLGIWRDQERHQVELVLGEFARVPETAAQDVGQAADESSDMIPRLSLTAIELDPDILARFEYEDAEAIRGVMVSRVEDFSGAARAGLMPGHVIVDVNGRAVATVAELRAAASALGPGDVASLLVRFPAGTQGIYNFAVDR; from the coding sequence ATGAGGGCTTATTGGAGCGGGCTGCGCGCCCAGATGGCACGCGCCACTTTACTCTCCTTTGCGATCATCGCGACCGCGGTGGGTGGCGCCGCCGCCCAGGCTAGAGATGGCGGCATACCACTCACGCCGCCGGAGCCGCCGCGCGAGCCGATCGGCACCGAGCTGCCGCCTGCGGTGGTGGACACGGTTACGCCCGCTCGGTTGTCCGCGGCGTTCCGCGCGGCGGCGGGTCACGCGCTGCCGGCGGTCGTCTACATCGAGACGGAACGGCGCCCCACCTCCAGAGACATCGCGCGGGAGCAATTCGGGGATCGGCAGCTGCCATCCAACCCGTTCTTCGACAGCCCGGAATTCCGGCGCTTCTTCGGCATTCCGGAGGAGGAGTCCGAGGACGGTTCCGAAGAAGAGCAGGCGCCGGAGGAGAAGGGGGCTCCGGAGGGCTCGGGCCCCGAATCCTGGAAGCGGCCCGAGCGGCCTTCCGTGTCGACGGGGACGGGCTTCGTGATCGAGGAGAGCGGCCTGATCCTCACCAACAACCACGTCGTCCGGGGCGCCCATTCGGTGGAGGTGCGGCTCCAGGACGGGCGCCGTTTCGGCGCGGAGGTCGTGGGGGTGGATGCGTCCACGGACGTCGCCCTCTTGCGACTAATTGAAACCGCCGGGGCGACCTTCTCCGTGGCGGATCTGGGTGAGTCGGAGGATCTGCAGGTCGGCGAGTGGGTGATCGCTCTGGGCAACCCTCTGGGGCTGGACTTCACGGTGACCGCGGGGATCGTCAGCGCCCTGGGCCGAAGCCTCGGCGGGGGGCAGTCCGCCGTACAGTCGTTCATCCAGACCGACGCGGCCATCAACCCGGGCAACTCGGGCGGGCCGCTGGTGGACCTGCGGGGCCGGGTGATCGGCATCAACACCGCCATCCAGACGGACGGCAGCGCGCCCCGCTGGCTGGGCTACGGCATGGCCATCCCCATCGACCTGGCGTTGCGCGTCACGGACGACCTGCTTGAGTACGGCCACGTCCGCCGGCCGCAACTGGGCGTCACGATTACCGCGGTCACGGCGATCGACGCGGAGGCGTACGGGCTCGGCTCGGTGGCCGGCGCGGCGGTGACCATGGTCCTGGATGGGTCGCCCGCGTCGCGCGCCGGCCTGGCCGCGCGGGACGTGATCCTGGAGGTGGACGGCCAGCCCGTGGGCAACAACACGGAGCTGATCATCGCGCTTCTGGAGCGTCACCCTGGCGAGGCCGTTTCGCTGGGAATCTGGCGAGACCAAGAGCGCCACCAGGTGGAGCTCGTGCTGGGCGAGTTCGCCCGCGTCCCCGAGACGGCGGCCCAGGATGTGGGGCAGGCCGCCGACGAGTCGAGCGACATGATTCCCCGCTTGAGCCTCACCGCCATCGAGCTCGACCCGGACATCCTCGCGCGCTTCGAATACGAGGACGCCGAGGCGATCCGCGGGGTGATGGTGAGCCGGGTCGAGGACTTCAGCGGGGCGGCCAGGGCGGGACTGATGCCGGGACATGTCATCGTGGACGTGAACGGACGCGCCGTCGCGACGGTCGCCGAGCTGCGCGCGGCCGCTTCCGCGCTCGGACCCGGGGACGTGGCATCGCTGCTGGTGCGGTTCCCCGCCGGCACGCAGGGAATCTACAACTTCGCGGTGGACCGCTGA
- a CDS encoding N-acetylmuramoyl-L-alanine amidase-like domain-containing protein, which translates to MRLFLPAAAFAAVALWACGGSEQSESDAASSAVPDAAAEVSGLAPALDARVAFLAADRGAGYEAVSALGPEGAALRGDREIFEETLRWVLAEGIDTLPIGGAVARIGRRFVGAPYRPGTLDPPGPENLVVNLREFDCVTFVESVLALAHATRADEPSFEEFARVLERLRYRGGVRGDYPSRLHYFSEWLADNARRGILELRTRTLGGDRDPEPIHFMTRHTKAYWQLEDPGTLDAIGRIERRLSDTPRHELPETAIEDAEGGIEEGDVIAATSTLAGLDVAHTGIAVEVDGRIHLMHAPLVGDSVQISQVPLAVRVGRIRTQDGIMVARPL; encoded by the coding sequence GTGAGGCTCTTTCTACCGGCCGCGGCGTTCGCGGCGGTCGCGCTGTGGGCCTGCGGCGGCTCCGAGCAGAGCGAGAGCGACGCCGCGTCGAGCGCGGTGCCCGACGCCGCTGCCGAAGTTTCGGGGCTTGCGCCCGCTCTGGACGCCCGGGTGGCCTTCCTGGCCGCTGACCGCGGCGCCGGGTACGAGGCGGTCTCGGCCCTCGGGCCGGAGGGCGCGGCGCTCCGCGGCGACCGCGAGATCTTCGAAGAAACGCTGCGCTGGGTCCTGGCCGAGGGCATCGACACGCTGCCCATCGGCGGCGCGGTAGCGCGCATCGGCAGGCGCTTCGTGGGGGCGCCCTATCGTCCGGGCACCCTGGACCCACCGGGCCCGGAGAACCTGGTCGTCAACCTGCGCGAATTCGACTGCGTAACGTTCGTTGAAAGCGTGCTCGCCCTTGCGCACGCCACGCGCGCCGATGAGCCGTCGTTCGAGGAGTTCGCGCGCGTCCTGGAGCGCCTGCGCTATCGGGGTGGGGTGCGGGGCGATTATCCGAGCCGGCTGCACTACTTCAGCGAGTGGCTGGCCGACAACGCGCGCCGGGGCATCCTCGAGCTCCGGACCCGGACGTTGGGCGGGGATCGCGACCCGGAGCCGATCCACTTCATGACGCGGCACACAAAGGCATACTGGCAACTGGAAGACCCGGGCACGCTCGACGCCATAGGGCGGATCGAGCGGCGCCTGAGCGACACGCCCCGGCACGAGCTGCCGGAGACGGCTATCGAGGACGCGGAGGGCGGGATCGAGGAGGGAGACGTGATCGCCGCGACGAGCACGCTGGCCGGCCTCGACGTGGCGCACACCGGGATCGCCGTGGAGGTCGACGGCCGCATCCACCTGATGCACGCTCCTCTGGTCGGCGACAGCGTTCAGATCAGCCAGGTACCTCTGGCCGTCAGGGTCGGTCGCATTCGCACGCAGGACGGCATCATGGTGGCCCGCCCGCTGTAG